One region of Ptychodera flava strain L36383 chromosome 3 unlocalized genomic scaffold, AS_Pfla_20210202 Scaffold_27__1_contigs__length_13241970_pilon, whole genome shotgun sequence genomic DNA includes:
- the LOC139126242 gene encoding serine/arginine repetitive matrix protein 1-like: MEHSRRHHGSETRNLSWAEVEEADQDRILLPPKRLVYGIGMANVPYHRKERMLMRQYQLAVQHNHWRWVEDTRREADVVFPEEWLYRHLLHRDPKKNRIPKRHRAHPPSSSTHESSRDVRLKTQPGLTVVKHIHRSSGEVIESSEHHGTKKDSPSRGISSTSRGVSPSRPASPQRRRRDQPPAKDGERAKPSAPLARTSEERQRHNIRPAAATASTSATRPGEKASHHGQPMKGRGKSSVMEEPSKKTKRKYEDSTLEVTIQCGGKRTRRVVNWFGQDQRGQPSTSKVSCQQPHPAKGTCACPVPGCGKESRKLKRHCLGAHIHPSLQENPRIMKAVEVTNALLKIVGWILGPEKTILDLLQHVRKHCLRKIPQTSVLSKANCLMMKKLCQANGWATPSKFQLHPPNSPAVLMHWRILVILLGRLTEEQWAEF, encoded by the coding sequence ATGGAGCACTCCCGGCGACATCATGGGAGTGAGACCCGTAACCTATCTTGGGCTGAGGTGGAGGAAGCCGACCAGGACCGGATCCTCCTGCCGCCCAAGAGGTTAGTGTACGGGATAGGTATGGCCAACGTCCCTTATCACCGGAAGGAGAGGATGCTGATGCGCCAATACCAACTGGCTGTCCAGCATAATCACTGGCGCTGGGTAGAAGACACTCGGAGGGAGGCAGACGTAGTGTTTCCTGAAGAGTGGTTATATCGGCATCTTCTCCATCGGGATCCAAAGAAGAACAGGATCCCGAAAAGGCATAGAGCTCATCCACCAAGTTCTTCCACGCATGAGTCTAGCCGTGATGTCCGCTTGAAGACCCAACCCGGCTTGACAGTTGTCAAGCACATACATCGATCGTCGGGGGAGGTCATCGAGTCATCAGAACATCACGGCACAAAGAAGGACTCTCCCTCCAGAGGAATATCATCAACATCCAGGGGAGTCTCACCATCAAGACCAGCTTCGCCCCAACGTAGAAGGAGGGATCAACCCCCAGCTAAGGACGGCGAACGGGCGAAGCCATCTGCACCCCTGGCTCGTACTTCCGAAGAAAGGCAGCGTCATAACATCAGACCTGCAGCTGCAACAGCATCAACATCAGCAACTCGACCTGGGGAAAAAGCTAGCCATCATGGGCAACCCATGAAGGGTAGAGGGAAATCCTCTGTAATGGAGGAACCCTCCAAGAAGACTAAGAGGAAGTATGAGGACAGTACTCTGGAGGTGACTATCCAGTGTGGAGGAAAGCGGACGAGGCGCGTGGTAAATTGGTTTGGACAGGATCAGCGGGGGCAACCATCAACATCAAAGGTCTCCTGTCAGCAACCACACCCAGCCAAGGGTACCTGTGCATGTCCAGTTCCTGGGTGTGGTAAGGAATCGAGAAAGCTGAAGCGTCATTGCTTAGGGGCTCATATCCATCCGAGCCTACAGGAGAACCCCCGTATCATGAAGGCAGTTGAAGTAACCAATGCCCTGCTCAAAATAGTGGGCTGGATCCTTGGACCAGAGAAGACCATCCTCGACCTACTCCAGCACGTCAGGAAGCACTGTCTGAGGAAAATCCCTCAGACCTCTGTGCTGTCCAAGGCCAACTGCCTCATGATGAAGAAACTGTGCCAGGCCAATGGATGGGCTACACCGTCGAAATTCCAGCTACATCCGCCCAATTCACCGGCCGTGTTGATGCACTGGAGGATCCTCGTCATCCTTCTCGGCCGGTTAACAGAAGAACAATGGGCTGAATTTTGA